The following coding sequences are from one Paenibacillus sp. FSL R5-0912 window:
- a CDS encoding ABC transporter permease, which yields MNILSVLHCEIRKIIRSNVFWIMFLVLGFGPIMMGVGNVLSSDAGGVNWEQYLTGLLDTLAPLGLIGYTFVAAWVFGREFADRTIKDLLAKPVSRAKIVLSKFLVILAWCLLLSVYMFAVGFAVGAIMGVEGGSASFISSLFFKFLITSLLFIFVTAPTILLANVTKGYLAPLGLILIIVILSNVLSSFGFAPYFPWTIPSVFQSTGSLQLSSILILAYTGIVGIAGTFAWWRYAEQP from the coding sequence ATGAATATTTTATCTGTTTTACATTGTGAGATTCGCAAGATTATCCGCTCTAATGTGTTCTGGATCATGTTTCTTGTGTTAGGCTTCGGGCCCATCATGATGGGCGTCGGAAATGTATTATCCAGTGACGCCGGCGGTGTCAACTGGGAGCAGTATTTAACCGGATTGCTGGATACACTTGCCCCGCTGGGACTTATCGGATATACCTTTGTTGCGGCATGGGTATTCGGACGGGAGTTTGCGGATAGAACCATTAAAGATTTGCTGGCAAAGCCCGTGTCCAGAGCGAAAATTGTATTGTCCAAATTCCTTGTCATTTTAGCATGGTGCCTGTTACTTTCCGTCTATATGTTTGCCGTAGGTTTTGCCGTAGGGGCGATTATGGGAGTTGAGGGCGGGTCCGCTTCCTTCATTTCGAGCTTGTTCTTTAAGTTCCTAATCACCTCTCTATTGTTCATTTTTGTGACCGCACCAACCATTCTTTTGGCTAACGTGACCAAGGGCTATCTGGCACCCCTGGGGCTCATCCTGATCATCGTCATTCTTTCCAATGTGCTCTCCTCTTTTGGATTTGCACCCTATTTCCCATGGACCATCCCGTCGGTATTTCAAAGCACCGGTTCTTTACAGCTCAGCAGTATATTGATACTTGCGTATACAGGAATAGTCGGAATAGCCGGAACATTTGCCTGGTGGAGATATGCGGAGCAGCCATAA
- a CDS encoding GNAT family N-acetyltransferase, with the protein MQFETNRLLIREFRSEDVQRVHEYASDPAVAKYMIWGPNSLEDTRSYIRLTLDMQQQEPRQGFEYAVVLKQGNVLIGGCGIHISGEGQGEIGYCYNRSYWGQGIASEAAAVLLEWGFNDLNLHRIYATCRPENTGSARVMQRIGMVYEGHLREHMRHKGKWLDSYQYSILKDEYMAARG; encoded by the coding sequence ATGCAATTTGAAACAAACCGGCTGCTGATCCGGGAATTCAGGTCTGAGGATGTCCAGCGGGTACATGAATATGCCTCCGATCCGGCAGTGGCCAAGTATATGATCTGGGGACCCAATTCCCTGGAGGATACCCGGAGCTATATCCGGCTGACCTTGGATATGCAACAGCAGGAGCCGCGCCAGGGGTTCGAGTACGCAGTCGTTCTGAAGCAGGGGAATGTACTGATAGGCGGCTGCGGGATACATATCAGCGGAGAAGGCCAGGGGGAGATCGGCTACTGCTATAACCGCTCCTATTGGGGTCAGGGTATTGCAAGTGAGGCTGCCGCCGTGCTGCTGGAATGGGGCTTCAATGACCTTAATCTTCACCGGATCTACGCGACCTGCCGCCCGGAGAATACCGGCTCTGCCAGAGTCATGCAACGAATAGGAATGGTATACGAAGGGCATCTGAGAGAACATATGCGCCATAAGGGGAAGTGGCTGGACTCTTACCAATACTCTATCCTGAAGGACGAGTATATGGCGGCACGCGGCTGA
- a CDS encoding DinB family protein, translated as MLKLFQYNWQVRKDWFDWCGTVDGGELMKLRTGGIGYILPTLYHIVAVEYGWICGGIQEKEIEIPSFEEVASLQQVKDLSARCHEELAPFVYGWNDSMEDRIMIDITDEGERELHRYGEVMRHLIAHEIHHAGQLSVWSREIGKPPVTANFIGRGLFN; from the coding sequence ATGTTGAAGCTATTTCAGTATAATTGGCAAGTGCGCAAAGACTGGTTCGACTGGTGCGGTACGGTTGACGGGGGAGAGCTGATGAAATTACGCACCGGCGGTATAGGCTATATCCTCCCCACGTTATATCACATCGTGGCAGTGGAGTATGGCTGGATCTGTGGCGGAATACAAGAAAAAGAGATTGAGATTCCTTCATTCGAGGAAGTAGCCAGCTTGCAGCAGGTCAAGGATTTATCCGCGCGGTGTCATGAGGAGCTGGCTCCATTCGTGTACGGCTGGAATGACAGCATGGAAGACCGGATCATGATTGATATCACGGATGAAGGGGAACGCGAACTCCACAGATACGGCGAAGTTATGCGGCATCTGATTGCCCACGAGATCCATCACGCCGGTCAATTGTCTGTATGGTCACGGGAGATCGGGAAGCCGCCGGTTACGGCTAACTTTATTGGCAGAGGACTGTTTAACTAA